The Christensenella timonensis DNA segment AGTACTACGTCCAGCCCGATCATGTCCCCCAGGGCCAGCGGCCCGATGGGATGGTTGGCCCCAAGCTTCATGGCCGTATCGATGTCCTGCACCGTCGCTGCGCCGTCCGCATACACGCCGATGGCCTCGTTGATCATAGGGATCAATATCCGGTTCACGACAAAGCCTGCATGTTCCTTGACGCATACCGGCGTTTTACCAATATTATGCGACTCCTGCATGATACGCGCCGCAACCCCGGGGTCGGTATGCATACCCGATACGACTTCGACCAATTTCATAATATTCGCCGGATTAAAAAAATGCATACCCAGGAAACGTTCTTTATGGCAAAGCGCGTTCCCGATCGCCGTGATGGAAAGCGACGAGGTGTTGGTCGCGAGGATCGTATCCTCCTCTACGACCTGTTCCAATGCCTTGAAAATTTCCTGCTTTGCTTCCATGCTTTCATAGATTGCTTCAATAACAAGTTCGCTGCCTGCGCATACGC contains these protein-coding regions:
- a CDS encoding 3-hydroxyacyl-CoA dehydrogenase family protein, with the protein product MKKISVIGAGTMGASIAQVFAMADCEVALCDRGMEYVERGKGIIEGSLQYMVKKEKISERQKEKILSQIVFTDQLGVCAGSELVIEAIYESMEAKQEIFKALEQVVEEDTILATNTSSLSITAIGNALCHKERFLGMHFFNPANIMKLVEVVSGMHTDPGVAARIMQESHNIGKTPVCVKEHAGFVVNRILIPMINEAIGVYADGAATVQDIDTAMKLGANHPIGPLALGDMIGLDVVLAIMEVLQTETGDDKYRAHPLLRKMVRGGLLGQKSGQGFYIYEK